GTGGCGGGCGTCAGCGACGGCAATCGCGCCCCGGATCTGAGCGATGTCGGCGCGCGAGCGATGCTCGGCGCCGGCGTGCTGAACAACGAAGCGGGCGCGCTGTTGCGCTGGCTGCAGGAGCACCAGCGGCTCAAGCCCGGCAATGCCATGCCGCTGCACGACGATCTCGACCCTGACCACCTCAGTGCCATCGCCGACTGGCTGGAGACCCTGCATCCGTGAGCAAACCAAACAACCAGGGCGTTGCCGATCCCGGGCAACTGCACGACCAGTTCAATGATGTCTGGGGCAACCCGCGCGGCTGGAAGTCGCTGACCATCGTCAACCACACCACCGTCGGCATTCGCTTCATGCTCACCGGGCTGGGCTTCTTCCTGTTCGGCGGCCTGCTGGCGATGCTGGTACGCACCCAGTTGGCGATCCCCGGTTACGAGTTTCTCGAGCCGGACATCTACAACCAGGTATTCACCATGCACGGCACGGTGATGATGTTCCTCTTCGCCGTACCGATGATGGAGGGCCTGGCGGTCTACCTGATTCCGAAGATGCTCGGTGCCCGTGATCTGGTGTTTCCGCGCCTGTCGGCGCTGGGCTACTGGTGCTACCTGTTCGGTGGGCTGATCCTGTGCGCCAGCCTGCTCCTGGGTATCGCCCCGAAAGCCGGCTGGTTCATGTACACGCCACTGTCCAGCGCGGTGCATACGCCGGGGCCCAACTCGGATTTCTGGCTGATCGGCATCACCTTCGTGGAAATTTCCGCTGTGTCGGCCGGCGTCGAACTGGTGGTATCGATTCTGCGTACCCGCGCCGAGGGCATGGCCCTGAACAGGATGCCGATCTACGCCTGGTACATCCTGGTCATGGCCATGATGATCGTGGTCGGCTTTCCGCCGCTGATCCTCGGCAGCATCCTGCTGGAACTCGAACGCGCCCTTGGCCTCCCGTTCTTCGAGGTCGCGCGCGGCGGCGATCCGATTCTCTGGCAACACCTGTTCTGGCTGTTCGGCCATCCCGAGGTGTACATCATCTTCCTGCCGGCAGCCGGCATCGTCTCGACCCTGCTGCCGGTGTTCTGCCAGCGACCGCTGGTGGGCTATCGCTGGGTGGTGCTGTCGATCCTGACCACCGGTTTCATCAGCTTCGGCCTGTGGGTGCACCACATGTTCACCGTGGGCATCCCTCAGTTAGCGCAGGCGTTCTTTTCCGCCGCGAGCATGCTGGTGGCCATCCCGACCGGCATCCAGGTATTCGCCTGGATCGCCACGCTGTGGGTCGGCAAGCCGCGCTACCACGTGCCGATGCTGTGGCTGGTGGGCTTTCTGGTGATCTTCGTCTGCGGTGGCCTGACCGGCGTGATGCTGGCCCTGGTGCCTTTCGACTGGCAGGTACACGACACCCATTTCGTGGTGGCGCACATGCACTACGTGCTGGTGGGTGGGATGTTCTTCCCGCTGCTGGCGGGCATCTACTACTGGCTACCGCATTTCTCCGGGCGCATGCCGTCGCTGCGTCTTGGCAAGTGGGGATTCTGGCTGGTATTCGTCGGCTTCAACCTGACCTTTCTGATCATGCACTGGACCGGCCTGATGGGCATGCCGCGGCGGATCTATACCTACCAATCCGGCCTGGGCTGGGATCTGCCCAACCTGATTTCCTCGGTCGGCAGCTTCATCATGGCCATCGGGATTGCCACGGTGCTGCTGGATATCGTGCTGCACTTTCGTTTCGGCCAGAAGGCGCCGAACAATCCCTGGGATGCGGATACCCTCGAATGGGCTACGCACCTGCCGCCCAGCGCCTACAACTTCGTCAGCCTGCCGCCGGTACGCACCCGCCACCCGATGTGGGAGTGCCCCGATCTGGGCCAGCGTATCGACAAGGGCGAATTCGCCCTGACCGTGATCGACCATGGCCGGCGCGAAACCTGGGGCGTCGAGCCGCTGACCGGGAAGGTGCGCGAGATCATTCACCTGCCCGGCAACAGCTGGCTACCGTTCATTGCAGCGGTATTCATTGCCGTCACCTGCCTGGGGCTGCTGAGCAAGTTCTACTGGGTTGCGCTGGCGGCGAGCATCGTAGCTGTACTGGTATTGCTGCGCTGGAGCTGGGAGAACGGTGCGCACCCACTGGCGGCGCCGGATGCCCGGGTACAGCCCGGCGAGCCGCCTCTGCACTCGCGCACCTGTGACGGGCCGGGGCTGTGGGGCATGGGTGTGACCCTGCTGGCCAACGGTGCCCTGTACCTTTCGCTGCTGTTCGGCTGGTTCTACCTGTGGACGGTGTCGCCGAACTGGCTGGTGCCGGACGAGCCGGTCATCGATCAGCGTCTGCTCTTGGCCAGCGCCGCACTGCTCAGCATCGCCGTGTTCTGGCAGCGGCCGGTGTTGCGTCGCCTGCGTCAGGGCCAGGGCGAGCCGGGTACGCTGATCACCTGCTTTGTCGGCGTTGCGCTGCTCGGTGCACTGCATGCCGGGCTGCTGCTCTGGGCATTGCTGGCGGGTGATCTGACGCCACGTGCCACCGCGCATGATGCGGTGATCACCGTCATGCTCGTCTACAGCCTGGCGCACGGCGCGCTGGCGTCCATCCTCAGCGCGTTGCAGGCGCTGCGCGTGCATTACGGCTACGTCTGCAAGCGCACTCCCTACGAACCACTGGTGGTCGAACAGCTCTGGCATTACAACCTCGCGGTGATGTGGATCACCTACTGCAGCGTGGTGTTGTTTCCGCCCACGTTCGGAGGTGTCTGATGCAACCGTTACGCTCACCCTACAACCCGATTCACATCCCGCTCGGCCTGGTGCTGTGGAGCATCTGGTTCGTGATCATCTATGGCGGCCTGTCGGTAGGTTGCGCGGTACTGCCACCTGCTCCTGGGCAAGGTCAGTGGACCTGGCTGAACGCCTCGCTGGCCGTGCTCAGCGTACTTACGGTAGTTGCCCTGCTTGGCCTGGCGCGGCTGTTCCACCGCGCTGCCAGAAAAGACGACGCCAGCCAGTCCGAGCGTTTCGTAGCCCGCCTCGCTGCGGGGGTGAACCTGATCGGCGCCATTGCCACCCTGTTCGTCACCCTGCCGACCCTGAGCCTGCCGCCATGCCTGTGATCGCTCTCGCACTGTTCCTGCTTCCTTGTACTGCCGCAGCGCATGGCCTGCTCGAAGGACACCTGCATCTGAGCGAACGCGTGCCGCTGTTTATAAGCGCCATGCTGCTGGGCGCTGCCTGGCTGCTCTACGGCATGGGCTGTCGCAAGGTACGCCCGCACGGGCGGGAGGCGCTGTGGATGCACCTGGCAATGGCCATCACCCTGTTTGCCGTATTCGGCCCCATCGATGACTGGGCGGAAACCAGCACCAGCCTGCATATGGTCCAGCACATGCTGTTCATGATCGTCATCGCGCCACTCTGGGCGCTGGCGCGGCCGCTACCGCAATGGCGTGCGGTGCTCGGCAGCTGGATGGCCCCGGTATCCAATGCGATTCTGCGCAGTGGCCGTTATCCGGTGGCTCTGGCGATGCTGCACGGGACGATGATCTGGGTCTGGCACACGCCCAGCCTGTACATGCTGGCACTGGACAACACCTGGTGGCATGCCATCGAACATGCCTGTTTTCTCGTCAGCGCCTGGCTGTTCTGGTGGTCCTGTCTGCGCGCCACTCCACGGCAGGTGCCACACGCGCTGATGGCCATTCTGCTGACACTGATGCACACCGGCCTGCTTGGTGCTCTGCTCACCTTCGGCAATGCGCCTTTCTACGGAGAGTCCCGCGATCTGGCGGACCAGCAACTGGCAGGCTTGCTGATGTGGGTACCCGGCAGCCTGGTTTATCTGGCCGCAGCCGGTTGGATCAGCTGGCGCTGGTTGACGCGCATCTGGCGCCGTCAGGCGGGAGAAAACGCCAGTAGCTCCCTGTAGTGCGCCAAGGCAATTCGCAAATGTGTGCGCGGCAATAAAAATGGGGCAGATAGTTGGTCGTATATTTTCCGTCACCGCCAACTCGTTGAATTGTTCTTCTGGCGCAAGACGCTGTATTCA
The sequence above is drawn from the Pseudomonas sp. Z8(2022) genome and encodes:
- a CDS encoding cytochrome c oxidase assembly protein encodes the protein MPVIALALFLLPCTAAAHGLLEGHLHLSERVPLFISAMLLGAAWLLYGMGCRKVRPHGREALWMHLAMAITLFAVFGPIDDWAETSTSLHMVQHMLFMIVIAPLWALARPLPQWRAVLGSWMAPVSNAILRSGRYPVALAMLHGTMIWVWHTPSLYMLALDNTWWHAIEHACFLVSAWLFWWSCLRATPRQVPHALMAILLTLMHTGLLGALLTFGNAPFYGESRDLADQQLAGLLMWVPGSLVYLAAAGWISWRWLTRIWRRQAGENASSSL
- the ctaD gene encoding cytochrome c oxidase subunit I, with product MSKPNNQGVADPGQLHDQFNDVWGNPRGWKSLTIVNHTTVGIRFMLTGLGFFLFGGLLAMLVRTQLAIPGYEFLEPDIYNQVFTMHGTVMMFLFAVPMMEGLAVYLIPKMLGARDLVFPRLSALGYWCYLFGGLILCASLLLGIAPKAGWFMYTPLSSAVHTPGPNSDFWLIGITFVEISAVSAGVELVVSILRTRAEGMALNRMPIYAWYILVMAMMIVVGFPPLILGSILLELERALGLPFFEVARGGDPILWQHLFWLFGHPEVYIIFLPAAGIVSTLLPVFCQRPLVGYRWVVLSILTTGFISFGLWVHHMFTVGIPQLAQAFFSAASMLVAIPTGIQVFAWIATLWVGKPRYHVPMLWLVGFLVIFVCGGLTGVMLALVPFDWQVHDTHFVVAHMHYVLVGGMFFPLLAGIYYWLPHFSGRMPSLRLGKWGFWLVFVGFNLTFLIMHWTGLMGMPRRIYTYQSGLGWDLPNLISSVGSFIMAIGIATVLLDIVLHFRFGQKAPNNPWDADTLEWATHLPPSAYNFVSLPPVRTRHPMWECPDLGQRIDKGEFALTVIDHGRRETWGVEPLTGKVREIIHLPGNSWLPFIAAVFIAVTCLGLLSKFYWVALAASIVAVLVLLRWSWENGAHPLAAPDARVQPGEPPLHSRTCDGPGLWGMGVTLLANGALYLSLLFGWFYLWTVSPNWLVPDEPVIDQRLLLASAALLSIAVFWQRPVLRRLRQGQGEPGTLITCFVGVALLGALHAGLLLWALLAGDLTPRATAHDAVITVMLVYSLAHGALASILSALQALRVHYGYVCKRTPYEPLVVEQLWHYNLAVMWITYCSVVLFPPTFGGV